From the genome of Pungitius pungitius chromosome 20, fPunPun2.1, whole genome shotgun sequence:
AAATGCTTCctttatttttggtttgtaaCCCACACCCTATTCAATTCTAATGCGAACTGCAACAAGAACAGatgttaaaacaacaaaagtgACTCTAGACAATCGACAATCTTTTGACCTTAGTGGAAGAAAACCTCCAAAATGTAATAGGTTTTAAATTAATGGCGGCTTTGTTTCCCTCAAGGGGGAAACAATGGCTCTCTGCTTTGGTAGTAAAGTAGGAACCTGACAAGAAGAagcctgatttaaaaaaaagaagctttattGAAGTTCGATGCAAACCAGTCGCATTTCATTACAACTACACACAGGTTTACAAAAACGTTTGCCTTTTTgtaaaatgctttttgtttctctgaTATAGAAGGTCATTTGTGTTTGTATCATACGACCTAAATCTCACATATAAATCAATAGTCTGTTAACTGaggaaaaatgttgttttttaaaatgatattacTTGTCACGTTTACAtccatttttaataaaatatgtgttAAATGACTTTCATTAGCTTCTAACCTGCGTGCATCTTATAAGGTGAAAATatgcatatttattcattttctttccatcagTTAGATGAGAGGCGTGATATCACGTTTGAAAGATATCTCTAAATCCTATTATTTTCACAGGTTTTATCTCTTTTTTgtcaaaaactttaaaaagttaaatggAGTCACTGTAATAAATTTAATTTGATGTCATTATAACATGTCCACACCGGATTGTAACATGCCTGCTGCCATAAACCATCTACTGGCTCCTTCTCTCTCAAGCATTAAAGTATTGTCGAGCTTCTCATCAAACGTACGGAAGGAAAACCAATAAGggaattttccaaaatgttttcacaCGTCAACAAGACTTACGGTACTTTCTTCATTCATACAGCAACAATAAAAGCATCTTGCGTCCGATGTAAAACAAAGGTCGTCAGCGCATGAACTCAGAAGCCATGAATTCTACAAAACCTAAACGCTGCTCATAAAGTGACAGCTTTACCCAGAAGTCGAAAAAAGACGTTTTCAGAGTACCTGCTCTGGAAAACTCAAGGAGAAGCAAACTGCACACTTTTTACACCTTGAGAACCAATAACGTCAAAAAAGGATGTGAATGTGTCGTCATCATCTGGAGAGAAtacgtgttttttttcagtgccCAGCGAAAAAGGGCATACGAGTACAGTTTGGGAAATACCACTACTTGTCTAAATTGGAGGTTAACAGCTCTCTGATTTATTACAACCTGAAATATGTCCTCTGCTTCCAATGCGTCCAACCAGACGCACGCCTAatggatgtgtttttgtatattttttcaGTCCTGTTATGGTAATTAAGTGTAATTTATATGTGGATGAAGCTTGttgtctttgagttttctcAACATCAAACACAAAGACGCTTGGATGGAGGCAGTTTTCTTGCAACACGCCACACTATTAACATTCTGTACAAACAGGAGCCGTTTCACTTCTAAGCGACGCTTCGTttgccttttcttcctcctcgtgGTTCCTCTCAGTGGATTATTGCTCATCTCCAGTCGCAATGGGTGATCCTCCTTCCATTGTCAATAACTCTTCTCTGCACTGTACACATCTGCTCTCTACTCCATCTTTTCACTGTCTCTTGGACCCAGCAGCGGGTGTCACGGGCAGTTGACTCGGTAAGACATGCCCGGATGCCCGGGGGTTCCTGCCGGTCCAGGTGGTCCTGCTGGCCCTGGTTTTCCCTTTGCTCCTGGGGGCCCAATAATGCCCGGTAGTCCTGCCTGACCTTGGATTCCTGGAGGCCCTGCAGGTCCTGGGGTGCCCTCTCTGCCGGAGACGCCAACGTCACCTTTCTGGCCCATCTCCCCACGGGGTCCTGGCGGGCCAAGAGACCCTTTAGGACCCTTTATTCCCACGCCGCCTCTATGGCCACTGGGTCCTGATTCGCCTGTTGCTCCTTTGGGCCCGACCAAACCCTTTTCCCCAGGTGTCCCACGGACACCTATGGGGCCTCGTTCCCCTTTGCTCCCGCTCAGTCCCACAGGTCCCTTTGAGCCAGTCTCACCGCGGCTCCCTTTGGGCCCCGGGGGTCCAGGTAAACCTGTCGAGGGAAGAAGgttaagttaaaaatataaAGTGTACAGTTCAAAGGACAAAAACATCCAGTTTACCTTTTAGAATGGTAAAGTTCTTTATGAGCTGGACATGGTGAACATCCACAagcttcatctcctccatcacaaTGGACAGGTTTCTGATGTCAAGATCCAATTTGgcatttaaaagaaagttttgatgtctctgtgtgtcaaaCCAGGAGCGGAGTACCAAGACTGTGCTGTTTAGGTCCTGCGtgaaagagaggagggacaTAAGGGTACATATATGAAGCCAACTTTTCAGCATTTTCGTCATATAATGTATGCAGAACATGGGTCATCAGCCTGAATACATTccaaaaatgtgcttttaaaagGGGATCTACTATAAAATATTCCAAAAACTAATTAAAcacgtatttgtgtgtgtttgttgacctTTAGGCAAGAACACAAAAGATATTCTGTGTCTActaccttcagatcttcagtgtGTCTGCCCATGCGACTGGCGCAGGAGGAGCTCTCGATGTCGATGTACTTGTGCATGCTCTGGACGTGGCTGACGGTGGCGTTGATGCTGGAGGAGATCGTCTCAATCTCCATGGAGATGGAGTTCAGACGACCATCCAAAGCAGAGAAACGCTCACCTGTCCGGTTCTGATAGTACCTAAGAGTTGAGGATGGTTACAGTGGGtttttatatactatatatacatatatatatatatatgtatatatatagttacCTGGAATGGTAATGAAGGTCATGCATGTTCTCCTCGTGTTCATCCATGAAGGACGTCACGTTGTCAAGCTGCATCTGAAGGTTCATCACCTGAAGAGAAATACAGACGCGTCGTATTTCTTGACCTGTAAGAAACTTCATTCATCTTATAAAGGGTTGATCATTTAAGGCAATTTCCATTGatctttaatttttctttttttaagaaatgttttctttgaatcAGACTAATGAAATTGCACAAGGGCAGTTTGCtctgtgctgcacacacacacacacacacacacacacacctgctggctGAGGTCGTAGTACACCTCATTGGACATGGCATTCCTCTGGTTGTCTGCTATGACGTTGTTCTGGAGAAAGCGTATTGTTTGGGTGGTGCTGCTGGCGTTGGATTTGATGGCGCTCAGAACCCGGCTGTAGTTCTGCCAGTCGTTAGTCAACTTCTGGAGGACCAGAGTCTCTTCGTCCGCTTTTCTCTGCAGGGCATCTATCCACATTGTGCTGGAGagcagaagaaaacacacaattattATTTCTCTGATCTATTTGAAGCACCCAAGtagatgtttttattaaagcatTACTATGAACGTTGATCTAAATAACTGAATGAAGACAAAGTAACTTTTCCCTGTTAATAAACCACGTGAAGGTTCAAAAATACATCATCACGCTAAAAATGTAATGCAGCAACGGAAAATTGGGTGATGAAAGCCACTGTTAAAAGTTCATAGCAGGTTATAATGGGTCATGTACCACATCTTTTCTCATTCACCTGAGAGCCACTGTGGTGTTAACCAGCTGCGCCGTAGCTTTCACGTCATACTGATCATCTGCCAGCGTCTTCATCTTCTCTTCAGTTTCCTCGATCACGTCCTTCCAACCCTCCACGCGTTCCACGTACCTCTCCAGCGACTGGTTTAGAAGTTTGATTGACACGAGGTGGTTATGCATGTCACGTGTCAGCTGGCTGCTGGTGGTCTTGAGCGTGGCCTGGGTCTGGGAGGCCTGGTCCAGGACCTGAAGGTGGACGGGGATGAAAGAAGCAGAGTTTGCAATTAAAACTGAATGAAGAGCCTATATTAGGGCATCTGTTTTACATCCTTGCACATGAATTGTCTTGGttgaataaaacatattttcgtATTTTTTGTGATACACCACACGGTACCTGCTCCTGTCCCAGTATCATTCTCTGGATGTCTTCAAACTCCTTCTTCAGCCTGCCCATCTCCTCGCTGTAGAGGGTCACATCCAGACAGCCGGAACAGTTAGACGTAGAACTCAGATCTGAGAGATGGagtcacagaagaaaaaaaggaggtgagagaAGAGACGGCGAGGCAGGAAATATAATAGTTCTAGATGCCCGCACATGACATGCTTCTGGTAACCGTGAGACTTGGTGACTTTTCGGGTTTGTAGCATCAGATGAGAGTTCCCTAAATGTCACTtaatgtaattgtaattgtTCCAAACAGTGACTAAATGCATTATATTTGTAATATCTCACTTCTCAAGCCACAACGACTTCTTTAAGTTCCAAGAAAAATGGAGACGTGATTTTCTATGTTTCCATGACTACGGATGGAGAACAGCTTCTGAATGGGCCTTGTTTTGAGATCGGTTGAGGTCAAGAAAGAATTTCTAAACCATGAACATTTCTCAGGACCCCAAAACAACAATAAGTGACACTTGCTTTAAATTTAACCATTATTAGTTTTATTGTATGTTTCTCCATAATGAAGGGGCCCACAAGGCTCCCCAGACTCAATATAAAAAGTTACCATTGGTAAGAAATTTCTGCTACTTTACCATCCATTCCTTGTTGCACCCTGCTGATCTTCTTGTGGTAGACGGACTCCTCCTCAGACAGGTTGTGGACCCTCctgaacactggagacacacagaAGGTTGAAAAAGTGAACACGGTTAACAT
Proteins encoded in this window:
- the scara3 gene encoding LOW QUALITY PROTEIN: scavenger receptor class A member 3 (The sequence of the model RefSeq protein was modified relative to this genomic sequence to represent the inferred CDS: inserted 1 base in 1 codon); the encoded protein is MMKDNYGGYENQLFKEEDFTGEEEMPSFRGRGRGGCMRCQQSHSLQLAVKVLYGFVAFLIITVAVLASLVFRRVHNLSEEESVYHKKISRVQQGMDDLSSTSNCSGCLDVTLYSEEMGRLKKEFEDIQRMILGQEQVLDQASQTQATLKTTSSQLTRDMHNHLVSIKLLNQSLERYVERVEGWKDVIEETEEKMKTLADDQYDVKATAQLVNTTVALSTMWIDALQRKADEETLVLQKLTNDWQNYSRVLSAIKSNASSTTQTIRFLQNNVIADNQRNAMSNEVYYDLSQQVMNLQMQLDNVTSFMDEHEENMHDLHYHSRYYQNRTGERFSALDGRLNSISMEIETISSSINATVSHVQSMHKYIDIESSSCASRMGRHTEDLKDLNSTVLVLRSWFDTQRHQNFLLNAKLDLDIRNLSIVMEEMKLVDVHHVQLIKNFTILKGLPGPPGPKGSRGETGSKGPVGLSGSKGERGPIGVRGTPGEKGLVGPKGATGESGPSGHRGGVGIKGPKGSLGPPGPRGEMGQKGDVGVSGREGTPGPAGPPGIQGQAGLPGIIGPPGAKGKPGPAGPPGPAGTPGHPGMSYRVNXPVTPAAGSKRQ